In Patescibacteria group bacterium, a single window of DNA contains:
- a CDS encoding VanZ family protein produces MVLINIIKTMTKLKKWLNLWLPVIIWAGLIFYFSSIPDLRSSLSEFWDTVLRKIAHMAEFYILFLLLFRALDNLSKKQKMFWALLFSILYAFSDEWHQKFIFGRVSSLMDIGIDSMGAAIGYMIKIKSFSGVAKP; encoded by the coding sequence ATGGTTTTAATCAATATTATTAAAACCATGACAAAATTAAAAAAATGGCTGAATTTGTGGCTGCCGGTTATTATTTGGGCCGGATTGATTTTTTATTTTTCCTCTATCCCCGATTTGCGAAGTTCTTTGAGTGAATTTTGGGATACTGTTTTAAGAAAAATCGCTCACATGGCAGAATTTTATATTTTATTTTTACTGTTATTTCGGGCGCTTGATAATTTATCCAAAAAACAAAAAATGTTCTGGGCGCTTTTATTCTCCATTCTTTACGCTTTTTCAGACGAGTGGCACCAAAAATTTATTTTTGGCCGAGTCAGTTCTTTAATGGATATTGGTATTGATTCAATGGGAGCAGCCATCGGATATATGATTAAAATAAAGAGTTTTTCTGGCGTCGCAAAACCTTGA
- a CDS encoding NYN domain-containing protein encodes MIKHKDQRIGVFIDVQNMYHSAKNLYHANVNFAKVLEEIVAGRQLIRAIAYVIKSDSREEQTFFEALSNQGFELKIKDLQIFPGGMKKADWDVGMAVDAIKLADKVDVVILVTGDGDFIPLVSYLKENKGCRVELVAFERTTSSKLVETVDEFTDLGKNIKKFLIKRYNNK; translated from the coding sequence ATGATCAAACATAAAGATCAGAGGATCGGAGTTTTTATTGACGTGCAGAACATGTATCATTCTGCCAAAAATTTGTATCATGCCAATGTTAACTTTGCAAAAGTTTTGGAAGAAATTGTTGCCGGACGTCAATTGATCCGAGCTATCGCTTATGTTATCAAATCAGACAGCCGCGAAGAACAAACTTTTTTTGAAGCGCTTTCAAATCAAGGGTTTGAATTGAAAATAAAAGATTTGCAAATTTTCCCGGGCGGAATGAAAAAAGCGGATTGGGATGTTGGAATGGCGGTTGATGCGATTAAATTAGCCGACAAAGTTGATGTGGTTATTTTGGTAACCGGCGATGGAGACTTTATCCCGTTAGTTTCTTATTTAAAAGAAAACAAGGGCTGCCGAGTGGAGCTGGTGGCTTTTGAACGAACCACTTCGTCTAAATTAGTTGAAACAGTCGATGAGTTTACCGATTTGGGCAAAAACATTAAGAAATTTCTAATTAAAAGATACAACAACAAATAA
- the rpsO gene encoding 30S ribosomal protein S15: MLKKEEKKQIITDNQINETDTGSSEVQIGLLTKEIESLTEHLKAHIHDFSSRRGLIKKVSQRRKFLKYLQANDPKSYEKIIKKLKRK, encoded by the coding sequence ATGCTTAAAAAAGAAGAAAAAAAACAAATTATCACCGACAATCAAATTAACGAAACTGACACCGGTTCGTCTGAGGTTCAAATCGGTCTCTTAACCAAAGAGATTGAAAGTTTGACCGAACATTTGAAAGCTCATATCCATGATTTTTCATCCAGGCGCGGTTTGATAAAAAAAGTCAGCCAAAGACGAAAATTTTTAAAATATCTTCAAGCTAACGACCCTAAAAGTTACGAGAAGATTATTAAAAAACTTAAAAGAAAATAA